In Campylobacter sp. RM16187, the DNA window TCCAGTGTCTGTAATTGTAATTATACTATGAGTAAAACCATCATTGTCATTATGGTTTATTGCCAATAAGCTGATTTTTAGCATAAATATTGCAATCAGTAGAATTTTAAAATTTTTCATTTTATATCCTTTTTAGGAAAAGGCAGAATTTTACTTTTGTATAAAATCTGAAATTTTCTCGGCTTGTTTATAGTATGGATAGCTATATACATCTAAAACCACCTGGGATAACGTCATATTGGTCATATTGCATACGATAGGAGCCATAAAATTTACAGTAGATGTCTCTATCGGGGTGCTTACAACCATGATGTTATATACTCTTAATTCGCTATTGTCGTTTATATCCATAAGTTCTTGGTAATATGTAGGTATTTCAAATTCATAATTTCTTAAAGCGTAAGGATTGATCATGGTAAAAGACGTATTATCGTCTTTACTTTGAAGCTTTACAAAAAATTTATCAAGCTCCATAAGCTCCATAGTTTTTATATGCTCAAATCCTAAAATCGGGCTTTTTACTTCAAATACCATAAATATCTCCTATAATTTTTAAAAATATTTTACTATAATTATATCAAAAATTTCAATGTATGAATAATAAAATATAAAAATATCTAAATTTATCGAAAAATAACCGAATCAGTAGTAAAATATACGGTTTTTTAAATCTTAAAATAAGGAATAACATGAGCTCGTTTGTTAAAATTTTGAGTTTTTTTATTTTGATCGTATTTTTAAGCGGTTGCGCTGAAAAATACAGCGAACTTTATAACTTAACACCCGATGAGTGGTATACACAAATAATATCAGACATTAACGATAGAGACTTGGAAAGTGCCGATAAACATTATACATCTATGTCAAGCGAGCATGTCGCAAGTCCGATGCTTGAGCAAATTTTACTAATATTGTCGCAAGCTCACGCAAACGAAGAGGAGTATTTGCTAGCTA includes these proteins:
- the fliW gene encoding flagellar assembly protein FliW, which codes for MVFEVKSPILGFEHIKTMELMELDKFFVKLQSKDDNTSFTMINPYALRNYEFEIPTYYQELMDINDNSELRVYNIMVVSTPIETSTVNFMAPIVCNMTNMTLSQVVLDVYSYPYYKQAEKISDFIQK